The region GATTTTCCCGCGTTCTTTCCCCGTTCAGAGTTTCGGAGAAAAGTCTTCAGTTTGGTCTGTTCAAAGCCCAGAACTAATCGCGTACAAGACGGCCCTCAAAGAATTAAATGTGGAATTCCAGTCTTGTGGACAAAAGCTATCTGGACGAAGCTGCATCCGTCAATATTTAAGGTAGGTAGCTTGCAGGTCAGCGAGGATGGTGTATGGGACCTTGTGCTTACGTTGGACAGAACCGAGATAGGAAGCTGAACATGAAGCAGGCAGTTATAGTTGGTTGATGCAACCCATTGAGGCGTGCCGCCGTCTTGGCTTGCTGCTCGGGGACCATTGCGGCTCGGGGACCATTGCGGCTGAAAGCCCAATGTGTAGACATAAATCAAGATACCTACCTTATCTACGTTAACCGGGCCTTAAATACCTACATTTACAAGGGCTAATCCTTATTCTTTGCTATCTTTCCACATTCTCAGGGATAAAAGTTGACGTAGACATAGCGTACGCAAAGCTTCAAACTTGATACCTGACGTTGTTTACCTGAAATGgccaccaaaccaacaaTCGTCACAGAGGTCAACGTTCTTGTTGACCCTGAAGATGCCAACATAGAGTATGAAACCCCTCCGTTCGTTTCAGTCTTGTTCAATAGGGAGATAGAGTATCTAACCCGAAAACAGCATCGTGGCAATCCCTGGCCTTGGTGCCAACCCAGTTAAGAGCTGGATGTGGGACGAGAAGGACGAAAAAAGCTTCAACTGGCTGAAGGATAAAGAGGGTATCAAGAAGGACTTTCCACAGGCCCGCATCATGCTCTACCACTACGCCTCGGCCTATCAGGGTACCTTCAAGGTTAGGCAATACATGAGCAATATTGCAGATACCATGCTTGTCAGCCTGAAGCAGCGGAGAGAAGTACGGTGATGTTTACCTCAGATGTTCCTTCCTGTCCACTGACCAAAATACCTAGGAGCCCAAGGAATGCCGCCGTCGGCCAATTGTATTGATTGGGCACAGCATGGGAGGTCTTGTGGCGGCCAAGGGTTTGACATTGGCCGAACAGCGCCGCGACAAATTTCCCGATGTGTACGAGGGAATTGTGGGAATCTTGACATTCGGTACACCTTTCGGTGGTGCTCCAGTTGCGGACATTGCCACAGAATGGACCAAGCTCAACGAGCACACAGGCAAGGCCATCACATCCAAGCTTCTTGACCTGCTGACGCCAGGGAACGAAAATTTGCGCGAGTTGAAGCATGATTTTGTACGATCTGCCATGAAGCTTGGCCAAAAAGTCGACCTCCATTGCTTCTGGGAGCAGAACGAGACACGCTGGGACAAGGTGATGGAGAAGTTGGCTCCTACTGACTTCCCTATCTCAACCctggagaagctcaagctcaGAGTGAGTAATGGTACTTCGTTTGGGCCTGGAATGTAAGGGGTATAGGCTAACATCAGGCATCCAGGAATATCGGGAGTTCGTAGGCAGAGAGTCGGCCACTCTGCCTGGAGCATCCGAGACCGGGCTGACACGCACACACAGGGATCTTGTCCGTTTTGAAAGCTGCAAAGACTCACAGTACCAATTGGTGCGAGCAGCCTTGAAGAGTATTGTTCATAGCGCAGCGCGCAACGCCAAAGGTCGTTTCAACTGCATGCGCCAATTCAGCATCAAACCAGAAACACACAAAGCCGTGATTGATGCCCTCGACGGCGCTGACGTGCAAAAGAAGTTCAGATCACTCTCACAGCGGCTCGCTTCTGACTCATGGATCCTCTCAGAGCCGGAATTTCAGGATTGGATGGATAGCAAGAGCAAAACCGACGACTTTCTCTGGATTTacggtggggaggggaaagggaaaacGCCTGCTTCCACAGCCGTGGTCAAAAACGTCGAGTCGGCAATTTgcaaggaggagatggaatCCTCGGACCGGGCTCCAACTTTGTTGGCATACTTCTTCTGCGACCAAGTCCCTGACTTTTGCACGGCCGAGGATGTGGTCAAATCTCTGCTCCGGCAACTCTGCCTTCAACAAGACACTCTTGCCAATTATGCCAAACAGTTCATCTCCAGGGCCCCGAGCGAACATGGCGGTAgcaacggcagcaacaacagcaccgcGCTCGGCATCGAGAACCTCTGCCAGAGTCTGCGAGACATGCTCACTGAGAGCACTATTGGAACTGTGTACTTCGTCATCTGCAACCTCCACGAGCTcccagaggaggaggactcAACCAAGAAGCTCTTATCCTTCGTGCAGTCGCTCATCGATTCACCTCAGCTCCAAGCTGACAAGCGCGTCCGTACCAAGTGGCTGTTCGCAACCAGGGACAGGATATCCATTCGAGGAGTGCTTGGATCAAGCGATGTGGTTCGCCAGATCAATCTCAACGATTCAGAAAAGTATGGAGACAAAGTTAAACTCGAACTGCAGCGACATGCCTGGAGCAAGGTCGACGGTCTGCGTGAGCAGAAAGGCTACAACAAGGCAATCACCTACTTCGCCGGCAGTGTTATTGGGAACCGTGCCGAGAGCACCAAGTGGATTGACGTGGCGATTGTGCAGCTAGCAGCGCTTCCGGCCGAGTCTAATGATATCAAGGTCCGGAAGATGCTAGAGCGTGTGCCGCAAGACTTTGCGACACTTTTGGATCATGCCTGGCGATCGGTGCGTTATTCCTAGAATGAAAATGACCATCAAATGCTGATTCGTCAACACACCTTAGATACTCAGACCAAACGAGGAAGGCCTCGATGCCATCAAGGAGCTCCTCCGCGCCCTTGTATTGACATACGAAGACCCCACGGAGAGTGAGCTGTTAGTGCTTGCCGGACTGCCAGCTAGTGAAGCAAAACACAAGGAGGAACTTTTCAAGACGATACAAAAGTGCAGACCCTTACTCACGCTTCGAAAGTCCGGTGACGAGGCTCGGATCGGCTTCGTCAACGCCGATGTCAAAAAGCACCTCCACAAGAACTCCAACAAGCTTCTCGATCTCCCCGAGGATGCCATTCAGCTCCAGCACGGAATTCTTGCCCTGCGATGCTTTTCGCATATCATGGATAACTTGACTGCAGCACTTCAGTCCACAATAGTTGCCAAGTCTCCTACGTCCAGCCAGAGTCAACAGACtcaacaccagccagttGCCATGCAAGGGCCCGTCACTGCTGCCGGTCCTGGTGTTTCCGGGGCTCCTGATATCGGTGATGATActgaagatgaagagatCGAGTTCGAtttcgatgatgatgagagtaCCGACTTGGACTTAACTGCCCAAGCACCGGATACACCTCAGCAAGCACCAATTCTGCCGTATGCAACGAGATATTGGCTACAGCATGCGAGTGAGGCCACCAGAGATATCGCGGAAAGGCTCAGCTTGGAAAAGGCATTCTGGGAGCCAGACTCGGAGATTCGCCACTTGTGGCTGACGGAGTTTGAGAGGCTTACAGGCGCCTTTGACGGCTTGGTCGTCGATAAGCGCCTGAAAGCACTACATGTGGCCGCATCGGTTGGGTTTCCTCGACTGGTCGCGTCGTTGCTCAAGGCAGGGTATGATAAGGAAGTGAACGAATACGATACGTATGACAACGCACCCGTAGGTTTTTCTTCGAACCCTCAACCTGCTCCAGTTCTTGGAAAAAAACGACTAACATAGCACACAGCTCCACCTGGCTGCCCTCTTCGGCAAGGCAGACATCATCGAGCAGTTGCTTGAGGTCAAGAGTGTCAAACTCGATGACGCCGGCAAAAACAGTTCAGCATGTACCCCTCTTTCGATGGCCGCCGCGCGCGGCAAGATTCTCGTGATGAAGAAGCTCATCAGTAAAGGGGCCAATGTCAATTCAATCGATGTTGACATAGGTCCAGTCATCAACGCGGCTATTCTGTCCGGCAACAGCGATGCGGTAAAGCTGCTGATCGAACACGAAGCCAAACTGAACTACCCAGAGCATGAACACGAGGCCTCTGACTGGCCGCCGCCTCTTGCGCTCTCAGCCCTGTTTTCGGACCTGTCCATGTTCCAAACCATTTTAGACGCCGGGAACGAGGTTCTgagtgaggaggagtatAGCAAGGCTCTCGTCCTCGCATCCAGATCCGGCCGCGTCGAGATTGTGTCTTTATTGTTCGAAAACGAGCATGGTCAGGACACCTTTCAGAAGTCCCTCCAGGCCGCTCTTGAGGAAGAAAACTGGGATGTCACCAAGCTTCTTTTGCGCCACTCCCAAGATATGCTGGACTGCAACGACGTCTTTGAGAAAGCCTCAACAAGCGTCGAAAGCCTCGAAGACGTGCTAGATGAAATATGGAGGCATAGGCAAGGCCAGATCAACCAGGAAATCCTCAACAAATGCCTATATACGGCCACCGATAACGAGAAGGAGAATACCGTCAAGGCTCTCTTGAGGATGGGTGCTGATCCAAACGCGGAAGGCGCTTTGTAAGACACTATCATCTGCCCCTCGTTCCACGCCGATGCTAATAAGAAGCTACATAGATTTGGCAATGCGCTCACTGCTGCTGCAAATGACGGAGTCACCACGGATGATGGAAATGTGCCTATTGTGCAAGCCCTTCTCGAGGCCGGTGCTACTGTCACATCTGATTCCGGCTGGGCTCTTCAAGCCGCGGCCGAGCAAGGCCATCTAGCCGCTGTCAAGCTGCTCCTTGACTACGGAGCCGACATCAACCATTTCAGCGTCCAACACTCATCCGGCACCGCTCTTCAAGCAGCATGTGACTGCGGGCACGAAGAAGTCGTGGAGTATCTGCTCAGCAGAGGCGCAGACCCAAACAAAGGCGGCGGGCGATACGAGTATCCGATCATCGTGGCATCGATGCAGCCCAAAATTCTGCCTCATCTTCTCGCCGCTCCGGGAATCGAACTCAATGTGGTTGGTGGACCAGGCCACGGGAGCCCGCTTGTTTACGCCGCGGCCTCGCTACCTGCTGAGTACATTGTACAGCTCATCCAGGCGGGTGCGGATGTAAACATGGTTGATTTAGATGGTGATACACCTCTCATGGCTGCGGCGTTGGTGGGTGACTATGAATGTgtgaagctgctgctggagcatGGGGCGGACATCATGACCATAAGCCCCAACAGGGGCACCGCTCTAGAAGTGGCGCTGGAAGAGGGGCACGACGAGTGCATAAAGCTACTGGCGAATAGAGCTGTCTTTATTCAGAGGCAATTACAGATCTCTGCGGAGCGAGAGGAAGGGTTGGCATTGGAAATCATTGAgcaggagagagagaaccgGCGCTACCtccatcagcagcaacaacaacaacaacaacaacaacaacaacaacggcagcagcagcagcgtaTTGGTAGCAATTTTGGCCAGCAAGAACCCGAACTCGAGGACCAAATCGGCAGGCTGAGGCTACAGGACGACGATCACGATGTTGATGTGGACTCCTTGAGTCAGGGCGGCGATGGGAACCCTCACCCCACGaccggtgaagaagaggactCTTATCAACAAGGAAGCTGGTAGTGGGATACGACTAAGGCAGCATGATGGCTGTGTCAAAACACTGGGCTTCTAGCCTAGATATGAGGCTGTCCCCAGGAGTAGCTACCAAAGAACAAGCTTCATGACCCTAGATCCCTCCGAAGTGCAATACAGTAACGGTAAAATCGGCCCATTAACCACGCAATACCCTACAATTCGAGCTCCTGTGCATAACGAATTCCCATAGCAAACATCCAGACCCTTGGATCAACAACAACGTCGTGTTGATCTCTCAGCTCATTGAGCTTGgtctccaactccctcaaTGGCACCTCCCACTCAACCGTAAACTCTCCCTTATCCAACCTCTGctgcccctcttcctccccatctttATCTCTCGCACAAACAAAAACTGCGCTGAGCTTCGCAGCAATAGGCACCGGCTCCGAGGTCAACGGAGGGCTCGCTGGCCCAATCACCAAGCCTGTCTTGGTAGTttcctcttccagctccCTCACAGCAGCCTGCTCGGCCGTCTCGGCCCTGCGGCGGCCTACAAAGCCAGCTGGGAACTCGATCGTGTCGGCTTCGTATTGGGGGCGGAACTGCTGAACCAGGATAGTGCACCACCTGCCCCGGGAGTCTCTGTAGATGTTGGGGACCAGCATCCCGACTGGCTGATGCAGGTCAGGGTAATTGCGGAGGAAGACAAAGTCCCGTTCTCGGATCACTTCGTCTTTGTCTCTTGGGTCGATGTAAGTGAGAACACCGAGGCCTTGGTACTTGCCACAGGCGATTGGCTTCTTGTCTATGATGTAGGGGGAGCTTGACTTGGGCAGTGTTGGTGTGGCCGGAGTTGCTGAGGATGCCATGATTTTTGATGGGTTGTGTGGTGCAGCTTGTGTCTGCCGGGATAGGTTGAAGGTGATATTAGACGTGGGACTTGACGAAATAGTGTGAGATATTCTGCCTATCCCATCTTTGATCTGTACTGAATTGGAGTAGGAAAGCTCGGAGGAGCGGGATAGGTCACCCTTTATCAACCCGAGGTGGGCTTACCTTAGTATGACCAGTCAATACACGATACAGtcatccaccatcaccgaacAAGGCTAGGCATTGAAGCAGTGCCTGACAACCTAACATGGTAACACGAGTGATATAATTAACTTGCAGCCCCTAAGCGTTATGTGCCGCACGACTTCACCCTTTTTCTCAGTGTAGCATTGATGTTTCTCCACGTTTGCGCCAAGCCAGCTGAGTGCCTGAAAAAGGCTGGCGCTTAGGTAGGAAGGTGAGGTACGGAGTAAGCAGCATGGATGCTGGGCTGGCAGCCGCTCATCTTTCTGAAGACGCGGACAGCCCGTTCCCCAACTCATATACATCGTCAGCTACACATTGTTTTGCTAAACTTCAACTTCATTCGCAGTTCATATCGTATCCTCCATGACCAACCCTTGACCCTGATCTCTGCCATCACAGCTCACACACCAAGGTGAGCGACGATGGGATGTTCACTTAACACTTAAATCTTACAACTTCAAACCAGAGCCGCAGCAAAGAGTCGCAGCCATGGCGCCCTTACCAGCATCGCCCTTTACGTGCAATATTCTAGAGACAAATCAGGAAAACGTTCAAGACGACGGGAACAGGCTTCTTGACCAGTTTCCTGCCTCGTATCGGGCTGATCCCGACGACTTGCGGGCCCCAGCTACCCCCGAGTTAGACCTCATCGCCCAGGAGATAAACGTCAAGAGGCTGCATGGAATCATCCACCTACTGTGGCTTGCAGGGCGGCCCGTCCcgcctcgccctctccacTACCAGCTAGCCCTAGGGCGAGAGATCACCGTCATCGAACGAATGGAAGTCCACCTAGTCTGGGGCTCAGGCCGGATCTACCTCAAGCCCTTACCGCGCTACCTTCTAAACCCACACTTCTGGACCAGCTACCTCTCCTGCTCCCAATGCCTCCCCCGACAACCCCTAGAAGCTGGCCCACCCCCTtgcccccacccccgccttAAAAGCTGCGCCCTCGGATTCCTCCTCTCCTACATCGCCCTCATAGCCTACGAAAACGACTTCCTCATCGCCAAGGACAAACGCCTCATCCCATCAGAAATCACCTGGCCCCAATGGCGCCAGCTAGTCCGTGAAGTCCTCGCCGGCGACGGTGCCAACCGTTTGTACGCCCACGTCAACCCCCGATTCATCTACGGCGAGCTGAGGCTCAACAGGCTGAAcctcatcttcttcgccctccAGGGTCCCCTCTCCACCGGGTTCGTAGCCACCTGGAATTCCTACGGGGCTTTCTACCGCGACAACTCGGCCTGGATCATCACCGTCATAGCTtacatcgtcctcgtcctgtCTGCCGCCCAGGTCGGTCTTTCGACGACCCGGCTGGCCGAGAGCGACGCTTTCCAGGACGCGTCGTACGGCTTCACTATATTTTCATTGGTCGTTCCGCTCTTTGCTCTCGCTATGCTCGTCGGTTTGTCGGCTGTTCTGTGGGCGTACAATGTGGTGAGGACGAGGCGGTTCGAGGCCAAAAGATCAAAAACTCTCGGGAGGGCCTGGCGAGGGGAGAAGACAGAGTCGCAACAACGATAGGAAACAGTATATGCAGCAACAGTGAAAGATAAATCGAGAGTACTTCCCTAGTTCCAAATGTATCGTGTGCAATCATCCTATCAACATCtatttcttcttcaacactactctcaacaaacaaaactaATCATACATATATCAAATCCACGCACAAGAATGTACCATCAATCTTGTAAACACATTCAGACAGACATTCAAAgacagagaaagaaaaggtatGAAAATATAGAAAATAGAAATTCTCTCCGTATATGCTCTGATCATTTCtatttccccttcccctcaaGAAACCAGCTTCCATGCTTTCCATACACACAcgcaagaaaaagaaaaaaaactccAGTCATCCCCACACTCCCAGAACCAAAGATCAAGAACCATTGCCGCTCCCCCTTTCTTTGACTTTGAAGTGGTAACAAATAATGCCCAACAATAGTGTTATGCAAGGGTAAAAAGCTTTCCTCCAGCAAAAAAATTGAATCTCTCacagagaaaaagagaagggAAGTGAAGACAAGATAAAAAGTACAATCGAACcgaaaaaaagggggctgTTTGTTACTCGCACTGAATAACCCGACTCAAGCGCCAGTCATTGGACTGCCCGCAGGACTCACCGCATCAAGCGGTGCAGTGTGCAAAGCCGGCTTGTTTGCCAAATCACCCAGCAGCCCGTTCTTCTTGCGGTCCAAAACACTATTCACCCACTCGGCCACCTCATAGTCCCCTTGTCCTATGTGACCTGAGGGGGTGGCAATGCTCATCGCACCCGCTGCGTCCGCCAGTTCGTCATCCGCGGCCGCatcttcggcttcggcgtCCTCTGTGATGGTCTCGGGCTTGCCGAGGGCCTTGATCCAGGGATGTTGGAGGAGCATGGGGTAGGTGTGACGTTTGGCAGGAATCTTGTTGAGACAACAGCGGACAAAGTCTTTGGCAGAGGCGGAATAGCCCTCGTCGGGGAGGTCTGGCGGATCTCCCTCCACAATGGCCTGAGTTAGGATGTTAGTGTCAGATGCTGGCACCAGAATAGCTTGGGGTTCGATCAATAACTTACACTGAGCTGGCTGAAGATGGTGCTCGAGATCTCGGGCGGATAGGGGTATCTTCCCATGGCACATTCGATAATGGTCAAGCCCAAGCTCCAGATATCACTCTGGACATTGTACGAGCCATCCGCAGCACCAGCCATCGCGCCTCCGCTGATACGTTCCGGAGCCATGTAGCTCTGGCAGCCAATGTTGGTCTTGGCGATACTTGCCACAAGGTTGCCCGAGACACCAAAATCGCAAATTTTGACTTGTCCGTTGGTGTTGACTAGAATATTTGTAGGCTTGACGTCGCGAtggatgatgttgtggtCGTCCTTGAGGCTTTTGAGACCCATAATCGTGGCATAGGTAATTTTCCGTAGGACATTCTCGGGAATACCGCCAGCATATATCTTGTCGATACTGCCACCGTCCATATATTCGATACACATATAGACGGCACCTTCTTGGTAGAAGGCACCATAGAAATCGATGATGTACGGGGAAACACACTCGTGGAGAATAACCAGCTCCTTGAGAATGGTCGTAAACTTGGCTTCGTCCAGCTCGAGTCGGATCTCTTTCATAGCCATGACAACACCAGAGGTGGTCCGCCCGCTATTTGAGGTTGGACTTAATGGCGACTCGGCGGAGGCGTCCTCCTCGGACAGAGAGGATTGGCGGGAAAGCGGCTTGAAATGGGACAAGCCTTGCCCAAAGCGTGGTGCTTTTGGTCGGGCATGGCGCACCTTGTACACAGTGCCGTAGTTGCCCTTGCCGAGTTCATCCATGACGTCGATTTCGTCCaaagagatggaaaaggtCTGCCCGCCGGCGAAGTTGACACCCGTGCGGGTAATCGTCGCCGCCCCTTCGAAGGTGATCCAACCCTTATCCGCGTCGATGTAATTCTTGAAGTCCATAAGCTTCGAGCTGTGCTTTTCTCCGTTCAAAGACGGCCGTTTTGGCCCGTCACCCTGGTTCATATCCGACAGCTTGGGTGTACCGGCTGGCGAAGGGGTCCCTGACTCTGATATATTCCCCATCTTCAAGGCCCTCCTCTCGCTCAAGCTTAGAGGCTTCCTTGGACCAGTCCCCGGCACAGCCGGAGCTGACTTGGCAAAGCCAGGGGGTAAGGGTCGGGCCATGCCACCGGGGAGCTTGAGCCCGCCTGATAAGCCACCCGACATCGGTCCTCCCATCGGTCCTCCCATCGGTCCCCCCATCGGCCCTCCCATCTGCGCTCCCATCGGCCCTCCTGATATTGACCCTCCCATGCCTCCCATGTTCAGACTCATGCCGCCCATAGGGGAAGCGCCAGCATTGGCCCGGGCCATACCCATGCGTTGCTCTTGTAATGCGCGTGCTCTTGCCATGATGTCCATGGGCAGGCTGTTGGCACTTGGTGGCGGTCTCCTAGCATTGTTGAGAATGCCAGCGACACTCGAGGTCGGGTTCATGTGCGCGCTGCCCTGAGGATCGGAAACCGTTCTGAGAGAGGGTACACGGCGGGGTGGGTCGCTGGAAGGCGATCCAAAGCCCGGCTGGGCATCAGAACTCGAACTGGGGGGATCAAGAGGTGTGCTGGCTTCCGAGGACTCGTCAATGGAAGCGGGTGAGGTCGGACTACTCATGGCAAACTCGTCTGGAGTCACCGGGTCCGATCGGGGGTTGTCGTCCGCCATGGTGGCAGGTTCggtgtggtgggtgttgatTGCGATGATGAAGCAGTCTACCAGGTACCGAGCATTGGGCTACTGTAGGTGGCGGGGTATATGCTGGTTGAGGGTGAAGCTCAGGGAGTCAAGGTTGAAATgtgtggttgaggttgcaCTAGGAACcggagaaagagaggaatTGTTGATATGAGGGAGGACAGGCGTGGGCGGGCGATGGGGAAGTGGGATCGAGATCTTGAAATGCCCACTCAGGTAGTGCTGGCCTGGTGGTGCCAATGACCAAGCCAAGCAGTTATAGGTCCTCGGTACCTTGGGCAGCAAAGCGATTGGCCACTGATAGGCACAAGGGCTGCAGGTGTGTGTCTCCGCAGCGAGGCCGCGCACTGAGGATTGTGAATGAATTGCTAGTGACCTGCGAGTCGCTTGAAACCGAGTTCCGGGTGTGATGTTAGGAGTGGCAGGTATCTTTTTGGCGGGACTGATGGAAAGTTTTGAGGGGCGTTGTGTCTGGCTGGGCAGGGCGATTTGCTCCGCGGAGAGTGCCCCTCCTTGGTCCCCGCTGTGTTGTTTGACTTTTGGTTCGCTGCCAAGAATCCAAGCTCAGCGACCTCCAGAGCCCCGCCGCTGGCAAATCCGGGCACTGGCCAGCTCCAAAAACCATGGAATGGCCggctccatcttcttcgcctgtttgcgcagaagaagaaggacgtcAAGCTCTAGTGCTCTAGTGTGGATTTCAAGAGGCGGTATACGAGAAATTGCAACTTGGTCTGGGACAAGCGTCGCCTGTCCGTCCCCGTCACTGTGCAGCTTCGTCAAATGCCCTGAATGCTGGAGCGGCATCAAAtcagaaaaggaaaaaaaaacaggggATATGTGACCTCTGATGGAAAGGCAAGCTATGACGTCGAGGTGTGGCTGGTGAATTGCATCAGATAACGTGGCCGGCCACCGACGTTGACAAGGCGGTTACAGCCAAGGAAGCCCAAGGCAAGAAGATCTTCATCTGTACAAGCCACACCAAGCTCAAACTGGCGGTCCCTGCCTGAAAGACCATCACGAGGGTCTGCAAAGGAGCACAGAAATCAAGATGGTATTCTCCTTGCGTCGGTCTGAAACGAGCCACAGCATGCATAAAGGCGAACATGTGTGATTGAGTCTAGAATCGCATTGCCAAACCCGGTCGAAATGTCGTCGATCTTGCTGCCAGAGAGGTGTTTGACCAAAGCCCAAAGGACTCTGCGCCTCAGGCACTCTCGCACTATACCCAAAACTAATTGAAGCGACACGTAAAAAGTTCGCCTTCAAGTCGCCTGTTCGAATATGGCTTGTGATGGTGCGGTGCGGGAGGTGCTACCGCATCACCCGCAATCTGCTTCATTGTTCTCTCCCCACCCGCTAGGCCTGCCAATGAGGTGTCCTCGTTGCTGAACGCCTTCAGATAGGAGTGGCGAGAGCGCCTCGTTGTTATGTGGTCGCTCCTGTCGATACCTGATGTGTTggacagcaacagcatccATAATCACCTTGATCATCAATTGAATCCAAAGGTGTGGAAAGTCCATGATCCCTTGCAGATACTATGCATGTCGACTGCTTGTGATGCATATGCATTGCTGGGAGATAATCGATGCATCTAGGCTCCTTCGCACCGACTGGCGAAACACTCTAATAGTCGAGATAATACAAATGACTCAAGACACAAAAATTGGTGTCCATGACGGTACCTACTTTCCTGACGACATTTTCCTGAGGGCTTCAATATGCTGACGCAGTTTATGTTTTGAAGGAAGCACGGTTGTGTCAGCGAGTGCTCCAAATGGATACAGTCCCATCAAAGTGCGTCATGGACCATATCCCTGGGCGAATTattctgctgctgtgggCATTGGTGTTGCTCGATGTCGTCAAAGCCATCCGCAGAAGCCGTCGTGGTCCAATCTGCCTTCGCGGCCGTTGCCGAAGGTACGAAAGCACAGGAAAATCAAAACATGACAGATTCTTCTGACACTCCGACACTCCGATTAAGCTTTCCTCTCCACGATCCTAGAACCTTGAAATCACTCAGTGCTCCACAACCGCACCTGCTCTGGCAACGTCTTCCTTGGCGATGCTGTGCCAGCCCTGGGGGCCAATTGGTCTAGCTGAAAGCAGCCAACGAGAGGCTGAGGGTCGAACACGTTTCCTGTCATTATCGCGAACCTGGAAGCTTCAGAGAGCACAACCGCAGCGTAGGGAAGGAGCACGATGCCAAGAGAAGCTTCACACCTCTCTACCTAACGTCATAGCCTTTGGGTGGTGCGTTGCGCGGGGGCACAGCTGCTTCTTCAGGCGCCCTCCAGCAGCCGCAGCGTCCTTGGCTTGCGATTAACAAGACCTTGGCACGGAGTAACCAGCGCCGGCCCACTCAGCGCCGGTTATCCACTGTTAGCCGGAACCTGGGAACACATCTGAGAGAAGTAGGGAAACCATGATATCATTGGTCGGCTGTTGAAACAAAGGAGGTTGTTCCTAACAATTAACGAGtagctttttttcttatcgAAGGTGGTCGATGGGCCCCCAACTGAGGTCAGACCAGGCACGCCAGGCTCGTCATTTCAAAGGACCAGGGCAGGCCGACCAGGTTTCTTATCATAGTGGTAGCCCAATTCCGTCCTTATTGAAAACTCCTCTACTACACGTTGGCTCTCATCACAGCTCTCCTCCTTTGATCTTTTGGTAGTTTTCCATCTCCA is a window of Podospora pseudopauciseta strain CBS 411.78 chromosome 1, whole genome shotgun sequence DNA encoding:
- a CDS encoding hypothetical protein (COG:S; EggNog:ENOG503Q4WF) — protein: MATKPTIVTEVNVLVDPEDANIDIVAIPGLGANPVKSWMWDEKDEKSFNWLKDKEGIKKDFPQARIMLYHYASAYQGTFKVRQYMSNIADTMLVSLKQRREEPKECRRRPIVLIGHSMGGLVAAKGLTLAEQRRDKFPDVYEGIVGILTFGTPFGGAPVADIATEWTKLNEHTGKAITSKLLDLLTPGNENLRELKHDFVRSAMKLGQKVDLHCFWEQNETRWDKVMEKLAPTDFPISTLEKLKLREYREFVGRESATLPGASETGLTRTHRDLVRFESCKDSQYQLVRAALKSIVHSAARNAKGRFNCMRQFSIKPETHKAVIDALDGADVQKKFRSLSQRLASDSWILSEPEFQDWMDSKSKTDDFLWIYGGEGKGKTPASTAVVKNVESAICKEEMESSDRAPTLLAYFFCDQVPDFCTAEDVVKSLLRQLCLQQDTLANYAKQFISRAPSEHGGSNGSNNSTALGIENLCQSLRDMLTESTIGTVYFVICNLHELPEEEDSTKKLLSFVQSLIDSPQLQADKRVRTKWLFATRDRISIRGVLGSSDVVRQINLNDSEKYGDKVKLELQRHAWSKVDGLREQKGYNKAITYFAGSVIGNRAESTKWIDVAIVQLAALPAESNDIKVRKMLERVPQDFATLLDHAWRSILRPNEEGLDAIKELLRALVLTYEDPTESELLVLAGLPASEAKHKEELFKTIQKCRPLLTLRKSGDEARIGFVNADVKKHLHKNSNKLLDLPEDAIQLQHGILALRCFSHIMDNLTAALQSTIVAKSPTSSQSQQTQHQPVAMQGPVTAAGPGVSGAPDIGDDTEDEEIEFDFDDDESTDLDLTAQAPDTPQQAPILPYATRYWLQHASEATRDIAERLSLEKAFWEPDSEIRHLWLTEFERLTGAFDGLVVDKRLKALHVAASVGFPRLVASLLKAGYDKEVNEYDTYDNAPLHLAALFGKADIIEQLLEVKSVKLDDAGKNSSACTPLSMAAARGKILVMKKLISKGANVNSIDVDIGPVINAAILSGNSDAVKLLIEHEAKLNYPEHEHEASDWPPPLALSALFSDLSMFQTILDAGNEVLSEEEYSKALVLASRSGRVEIVSLLFENEHGQDTFQKSLQAALEEENWDVTKLLLRHSQDMLDCNDVFEKASTSVESLEDVLDEIWRHRQGQINQEILNKCLYTATDNEKENTVKALLRMGADPNAEGALFGNALTAAANDGVTTDDGNVPIVQALLEAGATVTSDSGWALQAAAEQGHLAAVKLLLDYGADINHFSVQHSSGTALQAACDCGHEEVVEYLLSRGADPNKGGGRYEYPIIVASMQPKILPHLLAAPGIELNVVGGPGHGSPLVYAAASLPAEYIVQLIQAGADVNMVDLDGDTPLMAAALVGDYECVKLLLEHGADIMTISPNRGTALEVALEEGHDECIKLLANRAVFIQRQLQISAEREEGLALEIIEQERENRRYLHQQQQQQQQQQQQQRQQQQRIGSNFGQQEPELEDQIGRLRLQDDDHDVDVDSLSQGGDGNPHPTTGEEEDSYQQGSW
- a CDS encoding hypothetical protein (EggNog:ENOG503PXQB; COG:L) gives rise to the protein MASSATPATPTLPKSSSPYIIDKKPIACGKYQGLGVLTYIDPRDKDEVIRERDFVFLRNYPDLHQPVGMLVPNIYRDSRGRWCTILVQQFRPQYEADTIEFPAGFVGRRRAETAEQAAVRELEEETTKTGLVIGPASPPLTSEPVPIAAKLSAVFVCARDKDGEEEGQQRLDKGEFTVEWEVPLRELETKLNELRDQHDVVVDPRVWMFAMGIRYAQELEL
- a CDS encoding hypothetical protein (EggNog:ENOG503P106), translating into MAPLPASPFTCNILETNQENVQDDGNRLLDQFPASYRADPDDLRAPATPELDLIAQEINVKRLHGIIHLLWLAGRPVPPRPLHYQLALGREITVIERMEVHLVWGSGRIYLKPLPRYLLNPHFWTSYLSCSQCLPRQPLEAGPPPCPHPRLKSCALGFLLSYIALIAYENDFLIAKDKRLIPSEITWPQWRQLVREVLAGDGANRLYAHVNPRFIYGELRLNRLNLIFFALQGPLSTGFVATWNSYGAFYRDNSAWIITVIAYIVLVLSAAQVGLSTTRLAESDAFQDASYGFTIFSLVVPLFALAMLVGLSAVLWAYNVVRTRRFEAKRSKTLGRAWRGEKTESQQR